A stretch of the Flavobacterium aquiphilum genome encodes the following:
- a CDS encoding APC family permease has translation MEENKPVEFKRELGLLDGTMLVVGSMIGSGIFIVSADIARQVGSAGWLVLIWLISGLITMIAAVSYGELSAMFPNAGGQYVYLKEAYNKLVAFLYGWSFFAVIQTGTIAAVGVGFSKFAAYLYPPFSDENVLYELGDFKLNAAQIVSIVTIILLTYINSRGVKNSKILQTILTIIKILSLFGLIVFGFILAAKSDIWNANWSGAWGARAFDVKTGTWSSIGGTALLTGISAAMVGSLFSSDAWVGVTFIAGEIKNPKRNVGLSLFLGTFIVTIIYILANLMYLAVIPMQEIATAKSDRVAVVASQYTFGDMGTIIIALMIMISTFACNNGLIMAGARVYYTMAKDGLFFKKAAVLNDASVPAWALWVQSFWASILCLTGKYGDLLDYVIIIVLIFYILTIYGIFILRKKMPDAERPYKAFGYPFLPLVYIVIAVAICIGLLLTKVSTCGWGVLIMLTGIPVYYLTKPEE, from the coding sequence ATGGAAGAAAACAAACCAGTTGAATTTAAAAGAGAACTCGGATTATTAGACGGAACCATGCTTGTTGTGGGATCAATGATAGGATCGGGGATATTTATTGTGAGTGCCGATATTGCCAGACAAGTAGGGTCAGCAGGGTGGTTAGTGTTAATATGGCTGATTTCAGGATTGATTACGATGATCGCAGCAGTAAGTTATGGGGAACTAAGTGCCATGTTTCCCAATGCAGGAGGGCAATATGTTTATCTCAAAGAGGCTTATAATAAATTAGTGGCATTTTTATATGGCTGGAGCTTTTTTGCCGTAATTCAAACTGGGACTATTGCAGCGGTTGGTGTTGGTTTTTCCAAATTTGCTGCTTATTTATATCCGCCTTTTAGTGATGAAAATGTTTTGTATGAGTTGGGTGATTTTAAATTAAATGCTGCCCAAATTGTGTCTATAGTTACTATCATTTTATTGACTTATATCAATAGCCGAGGGGTAAAGAACAGTAAAATTCTTCAAACGATTTTGACGATAATTAAAATTTTATCCCTTTTCGGATTGATTGTTTTTGGGTTTATATTGGCCGCCAAGTCGGATATTTGGAATGCCAATTGGTCTGGTGCCTGGGGAGCAAGAGCTTTTGATGTAAAAACCGGGACTTGGTCTTCGATAGGTGGAACCGCTTTATTAACCGGAATTTCGGCTGCAATGGTTGGTTCTTTATTTTCAAGTGATGCTTGGGTTGGAGTGACCTTTATCGCGGGAGAAATTAAAAACCCAAAACGCAATGTTGGACTGAGTTTGTTTCTGGGGACCTTTATTGTGACGATTATCTATATCTTGGCCAATTTGATGTATTTGGCTGTAATTCCGATGCAGGAAATAGCAACGGCAAAATCGGATAGGGTAGCTGTGGTTGCTTCCCAATATACTTTTGGAGATATGGGAACCATCATTATTGCCTTGATGATTATGATTTCGACTTTTGCCTGTAACAACGGATTGATTATGGCTGGGGCGAGAGTGTATTATACGATGGCCAAAGACGGTTTGTTCTTCAAGAAAGCTGCCGTTCTTAACGATGCGAGTGTGCCGGCATGGGCTTTGTGGGTACAGTCTTTCTGGGCTTCAATTTTGTGCTTGACTGGTAAGTATGGAGATTTGTTGGATTATGTAATTATCATTGTATTGATTTTTTACATACTTACTATTTATGGAATTTTTATTTTGAGAAAGAAAATGCCAGATGCAGAAAGACCGTACAAGGCTTTTGGGTATCCATTTTTACCATTAGTATATATAGTTATAGCAGTTGCTATTTGTATAGGTTTGTTACTGACTAAAGTTTCAACTTGTGGATGGGGAGTATTGATTATGTTGACCGGTATTCCGGTATATTACTTGACCAAGCCAGAAGAGTAG
- a CDS encoding Lrp/AsnC family transcriptional regulator, with protein MILDENDRKILRLLQNDAHLTLKDISNRINLSLTPVHDRVKRLEKEGIIERYVSVLNRKKLGMNLTVYCQVTLVKQTFDISDSFNQAILNLPEVVECNFVSGNFDYLLKIVLPDMESYHHFHQMKLSILPEVSLINSFFIISEVKSTTVLPI; from the coding sequence ATGATTTTAGATGAAAACGACAGAAAAATATTGCGGCTTCTGCAGAACGATGCGCATTTGACATTAAAAGACATTTCAAATCGAATAAATCTTTCGTTAACGCCAGTTCATGATAGGGTAAAACGGCTTGAAAAAGAGGGAATTATTGAGCGGTATGTTTCTGTTTTGAACCGAAAAAAATTAGGTATGAACCTGACGGTTTATTGTCAGGTGACTTTGGTGAAACAGACATTTGATATTTCGGATAGTTTTAATCAGGCTATATTGAATTTGCCCGAAGTGGTAGAGTGTAATTTCGTTTCTGGAAATTTTGATTATTTGCTCAAAATTGTATTGCCGGATATGGAAAGTTACCATCATTTTCACCAAATGAAACTCTCGATTTTGCCTGAAGTGTCTTTGATCAACAGTTTTTTTATTATTTCCGAAGTAAAGAGTACGACTGTTTTACCTATTTAG
- the dapF gene encoding diaminopimelate epimerase: protein MQLEFYKYQGAGNDFVMIDNRSGFFPKEDIQLVARLCDRRFGIGADGLILLENDSDTDFKMVYYNSDGNQSSMCGNGGRCLVAFAKDMHVIDDKTTFIATDGLHHASFEDNGLVSLQMIDVPTITIKNDHSFLNTGSPHHVQMVENLEHYNIKEEGAAIRYGELYGAAGSNVNFVKKIDDSTFRLRTYERGVEDETLACGTGATAVAIAMNATGQTDATTINVNVEGGKLVVSFDKNENGFTNVFLKGPAEFVFKGTIII from the coding sequence ATGCAATTAGAATTTTATAAATACCAAGGTGCTGGAAACGATTTTGTTATGATTGACAATCGTTCCGGTTTTTTTCCAAAAGAGGATATTCAGTTGGTCGCCCGTTTATGTGACAGACGTTTTGGAATAGGAGCAGATGGACTGATTTTGCTAGAAAATGATTCGGATACCGATTTCAAAATGGTGTATTACAACTCAGATGGAAATCAAAGTTCAATGTGTGGTAATGGTGGACGTTGTTTGGTGGCTTTCGCCAAAGATATGCACGTGATTGATGATAAAACTACATTTATTGCAACAGATGGGTTGCATCATGCCTCATTTGAAGATAATGGATTGGTTTCTTTGCAAATGATTGATGTTCCTACGATAACCATTAAAAATGATCATTCATTCTTGAATACTGGTTCTCCTCATCATGTTCAGATGGTGGAAAATTTAGAACATTACAATATAAAAGAAGAAGGTGCAGCTATTCGTTATGGTGAATTGTATGGTGCAGCTGGAAGCAATGTTAATTTTGTAAAAAAAATAGATGATAGCACTTTTAGGCTTCGTACTTATGAGAGAGGTGTAGAAGATGAAACATTGGCCTGCGGTACCGGAGCCACAGCTGTTGCTATTGCAATGAATGCTACTGGTCAAACTGATGCTACTACAATTAATGTTAATGTAGAAGGAGGAAAATTGGTAGTTTCTTTTGACAAAAATGAAAATGGTTTTACAAATGTTTTTCTGAAAGGCCCTGCGGAATTTGTTTTTAAAGGAACGATTATTATTTAA
- a CDS encoding TIGR03118 family protein, with product MENKSSKSDFKAIMNSKKRIYVTLITIMLFLAFSGCDNYESTTDSGMNTNLTGKKFKTNVNYTQVNLVSDVAEYNPQFIDPNLVNAWGIAFNPGGAIWISAAETSVSTIYDQTGKTLRVPVHIPFGTGGGNPTGQVFNTTTTFIIPSAARASRFIFVTENGTVAAWATGNNAVTVADRSAQGAVYKGLEMVNNNGKWFLYATDFHNGKVDMFDENFNFVGNDMFADPTIPAGFAPFNIKAINGQLFVTYAKQKGPENKDDEAGEGNGYVNVFDTNGQLIERFASQGTLNSPWGIELMKYTTGFETTPDFPPSQVTILIGNFGDGRINAFDGKGKLIGQFQKNGSPLEIEGLWQISYPPQEAPAYEASRNRLYFTAGPDDEEHGLFGYIVASDKK from the coding sequence ATGGAAAACAAATCATCAAAAAGTGATTTCAAAGCAATCATGAATTCAAAAAAAAGAATTTATGTTACCTTGATTACAATTATGCTGTTTCTGGCTTTTTCAGGATGCGACAATTATGAGTCAACTACAGATTCAGGAATGAACACAAATCTTACCGGAAAAAAATTCAAAACCAACGTTAATTACACCCAAGTAAATCTGGTTTCAGATGTGGCAGAATACAATCCTCAGTTCATTGACCCAAATCTTGTAAATGCATGGGGTATTGCCTTTAATCCTGGCGGTGCAATTTGGATTTCTGCAGCCGAGACTAGTGTTTCTACTATTTACGACCAAACAGGAAAAACGCTTCGAGTTCCTGTCCATATTCCGTTTGGAACCGGAGGAGGCAATCCAACAGGTCAGGTGTTCAACACAACCACCACATTTATCATTCCTTCTGCAGCAAGGGCAAGTCGCTTCATTTTTGTTACCGAAAATGGAACTGTAGCAGCATGGGCTACTGGAAATAATGCAGTAACGGTCGCAGACAGATCGGCACAAGGAGCAGTCTACAAAGGTCTGGAAATGGTAAACAATAATGGTAAATGGTTTCTTTATGCTACGGATTTTCACAATGGAAAAGTGGACATGTTTGACGAAAATTTTAATTTCGTTGGAAACGACATGTTTGCTGATCCAACAATTCCGGCCGGCTTCGCACCATTTAACATCAAAGCAATAAATGGACAATTATTTGTAACCTATGCCAAACAAAAAGGACCTGAAAATAAAGACGATGAAGCTGGAGAAGGCAATGGATATGTGAATGTTTTTGACACCAATGGCCAACTAATAGAACGATTTGCATCACAAGGAACCCTCAACTCTCCTTGGGGAATAGAACTCATGAAATATACCACTGGATTTGAAACAACTCCTGATTTTCCTCCATCACAAGTAACAATCCTCATCGGAAATTTTGGAGACGGACGCATCAATGCCTTTGACGGTAAAGGAAAATTAATTGGTCAATTCCAAAAAAATGGTTCTCCATTAGAAATTGAAGGATTGTGGCAAATTTCATATCCTCCTCAAGAAGCCCCCGCTTATGAAGCATCTCGTAACCGACTCTATTTCACTGCCGGTCCTGATGACGAAGAGCACGGTTTGTTTGGATATATTGTAGCTTCTGACAAAAAATAA
- a CDS encoding GNAT family N-acetyltransferase, which translates to MITLKGDTIYLRALEPNDLEFIYAIENDQLIWEVSNTHTPYSRFLVKQYLENAHQDIYEAKQLRLAICQDRDFPALGLIDLFDFDPKNNRAGIGIVIQGEENRNQNIGSEALDLLIRYSFFNLNLHQLYANIGTENKASIALFTKFGFQKIGVKKDWTLINGVYKDEAIFQLINNQTGDSELLQ; encoded by the coding sequence ATGATAACACTTAAAGGCGATACTATTTACCTCCGAGCATTAGAACCTAATGATCTGGAGTTTATTTATGCCATAGAAAATGATCAGCTTATTTGGGAAGTCAGTAATACTCATACACCTTACAGCCGTTTTTTGGTGAAACAATATTTGGAAAATGCCCATCAGGATATTTATGAAGCCAAGCAATTACGATTGGCAATTTGTCAGGATAGAGATTTTCCTGCTTTGGGACTAATCGATTTGTTTGATTTTGATCCAAAAAACAATAGAGCGGGTATAGGTATTGTGATCCAAGGGGAAGAGAATAGGAATCAGAATATTGGTTCGGAAGCATTGGACTTGCTTATTCGATATTCCTTTTTTAATCTTAATTTACATCAATTATATGCAAATATTGGAACCGAAAATAAAGCAAGTATCGCTCTTTTTACTAAATTTGGTTTCCAAAAAATCGGCGTAAAGAAAGATTGGACTTTAATAAATGGAGTTTACAAAGACGAGGCGATTTTTCAATTAATTAATAATCAAACGGGTGACAGCGAACTGTTGCAATAA
- the ald gene encoding alanine dehydrogenase encodes MIIGVPKEIKNNENRVALTPAGVAEMKNNGHSVYVQATAGEGSGFSDEEYVAAGAVILPTIEEVYSIAEMIIKVKEPIASEYPLIKKDQLLFTYFHFASSEPLTHAMIERQAICLAYETVEKTDRSLPLLVPMSEVAGRMSIQEGAKYLEKPLKGRGILLGGVPGVPPAKVLVLGGGIVGTQAAKMAAGLGAQVTIMDVSLPRLRQLDDIMPANVTTLMSNDYNIKKAITEADLVVGAVLIPGAKAPHLIKRDMLKSMRPGTVLVDVAVDQGGCIETCTPTTHENPTFIIDDIVHYCVANMPGAVPYTSTLALTNATLPYALQLANKGWQKACAENEELKKGLNIANGKILYKGVAEAWNLPFNEELVLENAVC; translated from the coding sequence ATGATAATCGGTGTACCAAAAGAAATTAAAAATAACGAAAACCGTGTTGCTTTAACTCCGGCAGGTGTTGCTGAGATGAAAAATAACGGTCATAGTGTTTATGTTCAAGCAACTGCTGGTGAAGGAAGCGGATTTTCAGATGAAGAATATGTCGCTGCCGGTGCAGTAATTCTGCCAACTATCGAAGAAGTTTACAGCATTGCTGAAATGATCATTAAAGTAAAAGAGCCTATCGCTTCTGAATATCCTCTTATCAAAAAAGACCAATTACTTTTCACATACTTCCATTTTGCTTCATCAGAACCATTAACTCACGCCATGATTGAGCGTCAAGCTATTTGTTTGGCATACGAAACGGTAGAAAAAACAGATCGTAGTTTACCACTATTGGTTCCAATGTCTGAAGTTGCTGGGCGTATGTCAATTCAAGAAGGTGCTAAATATTTGGAAAAACCATTAAAAGGAAGAGGAATTCTTCTTGGTGGTGTTCCTGGTGTACCACCTGCAAAAGTATTAGTTCTTGGTGGTGGAATCGTAGGAACTCAAGCTGCAAAAATGGCTGCAGGTTTGGGAGCTCAAGTAACTATAATGGATGTAAGTTTACCTCGTTTGAGACAATTGGATGATATCATGCCAGCCAATGTAACAACTCTAATGTCTAACGACTATAATATCAAAAAAGCAATCACAGAAGCTGATTTGGTAGTAGGAGCTGTATTAATCCCAGGAGCAAAAGCACCACATTTGATTAAACGTGACATGTTAAAATCTATGCGTCCGGGAACTGTTCTTGTAGACGTAGCTGTAGATCAAGGAGGATGTATTGAAACTTGTACTCCAACAACTCACGAAAACCCAACTTTCATCATTGACGATATCGTACATTACTGCGTGGCCAACATGCCAGGTGCAGTCCCATATACTTCAACATTGGCTCTTACCAATGCCACTTTACCTTACGCTCTGCAATTGGCAAACAAAGGATGGCAAAAAGCATGTGCAGAAAACGAAGAATTAAAAAAAGGATTAAACATTGCCAACGGAAAAATCCTTTACAAAGGAGTAGCCGAAGCTTGGAACCTTCCTTTTAATGAAGAGTTAGTATTAGAAAACGCTGTTTGCTAA
- a CDS encoding four helix bundle protein: MKTDNVVQNKSYEFALKIVRVYKFLSQEKNEFVLSKQLLRSGTSVGANIEEAIGGQSKADFFAKITIAYKEARESKYWIRLLRDSDYLTIKQSDDLLIDIEELLKIIGSIQKSIRNS; encoded by the coding sequence ATGAAGACTGACAATGTGGTTCAAAATAAAAGTTATGAATTTGCTTTAAAGATTGTTAGGGTTTATAAGTTTTTAAGTCAAGAGAAAAATGAGTTTGTTTTGTCTAAACAATTGTTAAGAAGTGGAACGTCTGTAGGAGCTAATATTGAAGAAGCTATCGGAGGTCAATCAAAAGCTGATTTTTTTGCAAAAATAACGATTGCTTATAAAGAAGCCAGAGAATCAAAGTATTGGATTAGACTTTTGAGGGATTCTGATTATCTTACTATAAAGCAATCCGATGATTTATTGATTGACATTGAAGAGCTTTTGAAAATAATTGGTTCTATTCAGAAATCAATTCGTAATTCGTAA
- a CDS encoding glyceraldehyde-3-phosphate dehydrogenase yields the protein MNNVDLYEKEVSFQADRRRSGVELIKIISDLWYDKSIELVLYRNQLIDRNVSEIINLHDYAGKFVGKPISVSDSVEIANVILTLDLPPAKLDIGKLTYEYRLEDEKYPDARHFVLDKLKKAKFSEEIQPKDVILYGFGRIGRLLARELMSKTGKGEQMRLRAIVTRDKNDATSLEKRASLLRYDSIHGDFQGSVVADTANNALIINGTTVHIITANAPEEIDYTQYGIDNALVIDNTGAFTNKEALSRHLISKGVDKVLLTAPGKGIPNIVHGVNQNEYNPDEIDIFSAASCTTNAITPILKAIEDTLGVVKGHLETIHAYTNDQNLVDNMHKKYRRGRAAALNMVITETGAGSAVAKALPSLEGKLTSNAIRVPVPNGSLVVLNLEVGKKTSVEAINAIMKKYALQGELVEQIKYSINNELVSSDIVGTSAPSIYDSNATIVSNDGKNIVLYIWYDNEYGYSHQVIRLAKYIAKVRRFTYY from the coding sequence ATGAATAATGTAGATTTATACGAAAAAGAGGTTTCATTTCAAGCCGACAGAAGACGTTCAGGAGTAGAATTAATCAAAATCATTAGTGATTTATGGTACGACAAATCAATCGAACTCGTTTTATACCGCAATCAATTAATCGATAGAAACGTAAGCGAAATTATCAACTTACATGACTATGCAGGCAAATTTGTAGGCAAACCCATTTCGGTTTCAGACTCAGTCGAAATAGCCAATGTTATTCTTACTTTGGATTTACCTCCAGCAAAATTAGATATTGGAAAATTAACTTACGAATACCGCCTGGAAGATGAAAAATATCCTGATGCGAGACATTTTGTTCTAGACAAATTAAAGAAAGCAAAATTTTCCGAAGAAATCCAACCGAAAGATGTAATCCTTTATGGTTTTGGACGAATTGGAAGATTATTAGCAAGAGAACTAATGTCCAAAACAGGAAAAGGAGAACAAATGCGTTTGAGAGCCATCGTTACCCGAGACAAAAACGATGCAACAAGTCTAGAGAAAAGAGCTTCTTTATTGCGTTACGATTCTATTCACGGCGATTTTCAAGGCTCAGTTGTTGCCGATACAGCAAACAATGCCTTAATTATTAATGGCACAACCGTTCATATCATTACCGCAAACGCTCCCGAAGAAATTGATTATACACAATACGGAATCGATAATGCTTTGGTAATTGACAACACAGGTGCTTTCACAAACAAAGAAGCCTTGAGCCGTCATTTAATTTCAAAAGGAGTAGACAAAGTATTACTTACTGCGCCAGGAAAAGGGATTCCAAATATCGTTCACGGTGTCAATCAAAATGAATACAACCCTGACGAGATTGACATTTTCTCAGCCGCTTCCTGCACCACCAACGCGATTACTCCTATCCTAAAAGCGATTGAAGATACCCTTGGAGTTGTAAAAGGACATTTGGAAACGATTCACGCTTACACCAATGACCAAAATCTGGTCGATAATATGCACAAAAAATACCGTCGTGGAAGAGCCGCAGCTCTAAACATGGTTATCACCGAAACCGGCGCCGGATCAGCAGTTGCCAAAGCTCTACCATCATTAGAAGGTAAATTAACCTCAAATGCCATTCGGGTTCCAGTTCCAAACGGATCATTGGTTGTTTTAAACCTTGAAGTTGGCAAAAAAACTTCCGTTGAAGCCATCAATGCAATCATGAAAAAATACGCGCTCCAAGGCGAATTGGTAGAGCAAATTAAATATTCAATCAACAACGAATTGGTTTCATCTGATATCGTAGGAACTTCCGCTCCATCGATTTATGACAGTAATGCCACCATCGTTTCAAATGACGGAAAAAACATAGTGCTGTACATTTGGTACGACAACGAATACGGCTACAGCCATCAGGTTATTCGCCTTGCCAAATACATTGCCAAAGTAAGACGTTTTACATACTACTAG
- a CDS encoding peptidoglycan endopeptidase yields the protein MMKYFKQIVIVLFLCSINVFSQENNIKHTIVKGETISSIAQKYNVSIPSIYKLNPKAKKTLHLNQVLLIPNSESKKSDNLAVADTEKITEIKHQIVPKETLYGITKQFKTTTELLYKANPKLETEGLKVGQTITIPSSLTKTEIASLSNSTGQETAEKVETVTSLTHEVKSKESLYVIAKMYGVSLKELQEANPKIGKKGIKVGQTIDIPSNGKMPEKEVVAEEVKNVVKESVPTKETKTEIANLPKVKEQEIDEKSETVTSLTHEVKPKESLYVIAKMYGVTLKELQNANPKIGKKGIRVGQTLAIPSNGKMPEKEVAAEDEKSVVKESVTAVAEKEFKAKEAKTETPVNTSEIIHEVLTKETKYGIARKYGITVTELEKQNPSIKQKLKVGSKLTIQVPNDKFEEINKDKVVENKERVIKEVASAVVKDTSTITSTIPSRDLIDKLIQSATEMIGTRYRSGGTTTAGFDCSGLMYSTFASFDIKLPRSSIEQASIGDKINDEDVQKGDLIFFRTNGRHHINHVGMVIEVAEDEIKFIHSSTHSGVIISSTKEPYYQRNFAQVNRVVK from the coding sequence ATGATGAAGTATTTTAAGCAAATTGTTATAGTCCTTTTTTTATGTAGTATTAATGTTTTTTCGCAGGAGAATAACATCAAACACACGATAGTGAAAGGGGAAACAATTTCCAGTATTGCCCAAAAATACAATGTCTCAATTCCTTCAATTTACAAGCTAAACCCAAAAGCGAAAAAAACTTTGCACCTTAATCAGGTTTTGTTGATCCCAAATTCCGAATCAAAAAAGAGTGATAATTTGGCGGTTGCAGATACTGAAAAAATCACAGAAATCAAGCATCAGATCGTACCCAAAGAAACCTTATACGGAATTACAAAACAATTCAAAACAACTACAGAATTACTCTATAAAGCCAATCCTAAATTAGAAACAGAAGGATTGAAAGTGGGTCAGACAATTACGATTCCATCTAGCCTGACTAAAACCGAAATTGCCAGTTTGTCAAATTCAACTGGACAAGAAACTGCTGAAAAAGTTGAAACAGTTACTTCTTTAACTCATGAAGTAAAATCTAAAGAATCGTTGTATGTTATTGCGAAGATGTATGGTGTTTCGTTAAAAGAATTACAAGAAGCCAATCCAAAAATAGGGAAAAAAGGAATTAAAGTTGGGCAGACAATTGATATTCCAAGCAATGGAAAAATGCCTGAGAAGGAAGTTGTCGCTGAAGAAGTAAAAAATGTAGTAAAAGAATCTGTTCCCACAAAAGAAACCAAAACTGAGATTGCCAATTTGCCAAAAGTAAAAGAACAGGAAATCGATGAGAAAAGCGAAACGGTTACTTCTTTGACACATGAGGTAAAACCAAAAGAGTCTTTGTATGTTATTGCGAAGATGTATGGCGTTACATTAAAAGAATTGCAGAATGCTAATCCTAAAATAGGGAAAAAAGGAATAAGGGTTGGGCAAACGCTCGCTATTCCAAGCAACGGAAAAATGCCTGAAAAAGAAGTTGCCGCCGAAGATGAAAAATCGGTTGTAAAAGAATCTGTTACTGCGGTTGCTGAAAAAGAGTTTAAAGCGAAAGAGGCAAAAACGGAAACTCCAGTTAATACTTCTGAAATCATTCATGAAGTTTTGACTAAAGAAACTAAATACGGAATTGCCAGAAAATATGGTATTACCGTAACTGAATTAGAAAAGCAAAACCCTTCCATTAAACAAAAATTGAAAGTTGGTTCAAAATTAACTATTCAGGTTCCTAATGATAAATTTGAAGAAATAAACAAAGACAAAGTTGTTGAAAATAAAGAAAGAGTAATAAAAGAAGTAGCAAGCGCCGTAGTAAAAGATACGAGTACTATAACTTCAACTATTCCCAGCAGAGATTTGATAGATAAACTGATTCAATCAGCAACAGAAATGATTGGGACTAGATATAGAAGTGGCGGTACAACAACAGCAGGCTTTGATTGTTCTGGTTTGATGTATTCTACTTTTGCGTCTTTTGATATAAAATTGCCTAGATCATCGATTGAACAGGCTTCTATTGGTGATAAAATTAATGATGAAGATGTTCAAAAAGGCGACTTGATTTTCTTTAGAACTAATGGTAGACACCACATCAATCACGTTGGGATGGTTATTGAAGTTGCTGAAGATGAAATAAAGTTTATTCATTCCTCGACACATTCAGGAGTAATAATTTCTTCGACCAAAGAGCCTTATTACCAAAGAAATTTTGCACAGGTAAATCGGGTTGTCAAATAA
- a CDS encoding trypsin-like peptidase domain-containing protein: MKQISKLFLVSLLSGATTLGAYKLLFDNNGYFSSNKNGITTLAPEYYGKQTSLGAENVDFTVAAEKTIHTVVHVKNVSVRTVTNPILEYFYGYGGQQQQEQVGTGSGVIISEDGYIVTNNHVVKDASDIEITLNNNKTYKAKLIGTDSKMDIALLKINADEKLPYSTFANSDSVKVGEWVLAVGNPYNLTSTVTAGIVSAKARNLDAKGIQSFIQTDAAVNPGNSGGALVNTRGELIGINTMITSMTGSYVGYSFAIPSNNARKIIEDIMEFGNVQRGILGVGIKELNGTLSKELGIKQTQGVYIDEVSKNSGAERAKLQKGDIIVRIDNKEIDNYADLSGYVNTKRPNDKVQVTIIRDGKDMIVPVILSKNENFNTEFKGIELENINAADKKKFKLDYGVKIKSINNENLAQYSDELVGNIILSIDNVKATNIEAVSKILNNKDEKQSIRIEMINKNGEIMRIII; the protein is encoded by the coding sequence ATGAAACAAATTTCAAAATTATTCTTGGTATCCTTGTTGAGTGGCGCCACAACACTTGGCGCATACAAATTATTATTTGACAACAATGGTTATTTTTCTTCCAATAAAAATGGGATTACGACACTTGCTCCCGAATACTACGGAAAACAAACTAGTTTGGGTGCTGAAAATGTTGACTTTACAGTGGCTGCAGAGAAAACCATACATACTGTAGTACACGTAAAAAATGTGTCAGTCAGAACTGTCACAAATCCAATCTTGGAATATTTTTACGGATATGGAGGTCAACAGCAACAAGAACAAGTTGGAACCGGATCTGGGGTTATTATTTCTGAAGACGGTTATATTGTAACCAACAACCATGTAGTGAAAGATGCCAGTGACATTGAAATCACCCTGAACAACAACAAAACGTACAAAGCAAAACTTATTGGAACCGATTCTAAAATGGACATTGCTTTGCTAAAAATTAATGCCGATGAAAAATTACCTTATTCTACCTTTGCCAATTCCGATTCGGTTAAAGTAGGTGAATGGGTATTGGCCGTAGGTAATCCGTACAACTTGACATCAACTGTTACGGCTGGTATCGTATCTGCCAAAGCCAGAAATCTTGATGCTAAAGGAATTCAGTCTTTCATCCAAACTGATGCAGCCGTAAACCCAGGCAACAGTGGAGGTGCCCTTGTAAATACTCGTGGTGAATTGATCGGAATCAACACCATGATTACATCAATGACAGGTTCCTACGTTGGTTATTCTTTTGCAATTCCTTCCAACAATGCCCGAAAAATTATCGAAGACATCATGGAATTTGGAAATGTACAAAGAGGAATCCTCGGAGTTGGAATTAAGGAACTTAACGGCACCCTTTCCAAAGAATTGGGAATCAAACAAACCCAGGGCGTTTACATCGATGAAGTTTCGAAAAATTCAGGTGCCGAAAGAGCCAAATTGCAAAAAGGTGATATTATTGTAAGAATAGACAATAAGGAAATTGACAATTATGCCGATCTTTCTGGGTATGTAAACACCAAAAGACCAAATGACAAAGTACAAGTAACAATTATCCGTGACGGAAAAGACATGATTGTTCCAGTAATACTCAGTAAAAACGAAAACTTCAATACCGAATTCAAAGGAATCGAACTTGAAAATATTAATGCCGCAGACAAAAAGAAATTCAAATTGGATTATGGTGTGAAAATCAAATCCATAAATAATGAAAACTTAGCTCAATATAGCGATGAGCTTGTTGGAAACATCATTTTGAGCATTGATAATGTCAAAGCAACCAACATTGAAGCCGTTTCTAAAATTTTGAATAATAAAGATGAAAAACAAAGCATCCGTATCGAAATGATAAACAAAAACGGAGAGATAATGAGAATCATTATCTAA